A genomic segment from Dermatobacter hominis encodes:
- a CDS encoding SAF domain-containing protein, whose protein sequence is MVVAAAGVLAAHRAAAAPPTTRVVVVTRDVPAGTVLDAADLGTVAVDLPAGATSVAGDDAQDVVGAVARHDLHEMDLLRPSDTGRAEDEPAPGSVVVPVEVERSRALTGTVRTGSRVDVLATDPDGAGTRVLATDVLVVAVDDEDDGLGAGDGVRFRLALADATAATSVVDASVRSQLTLVLPDQRPTDGADRG, encoded by the coding sequence GTGGTCGTCGCAGCCGCCGGGGTGCTCGCCGCACACCGTGCCGCCGCCGCGCCGCCGACGACCAGGGTCGTCGTGGTGACCAGGGACGTGCCGGCCGGGACGGTCCTCGACGCCGCCGACCTGGGGACGGTGGCCGTGGACCTCCCGGCCGGTGCGACATCGGTCGCCGGCGACGACGCACAGGACGTCGTCGGCGCCGTGGCCCGCCACGACCTCCACGAGATGGACCTGCTGCGCCCTTCCGACACCGGCCGGGCCGAGGACGAACCCGCCCCGGGATCGGTGGTCGTCCCCGTCGAGGTGGAGCGGTCCCGCGCGCTCACGGGGACCGTGCGCACCGGCAGTCGCGTCGACGTCCTCGCCACCGATCCCGACGGGGCCGGCACACGTGTGCTGGCGACCGACGTCCTCGTCGTCGCGGTCGACGACGAGGACGACGGCCTGGGGGCGGGCGACGGCGTCCGGTTCCGGCTGGCGCTCGCCGATGCCACCGCCGCCACCTCGGTGGTCGACGCCTCGGTGCGCTCGCAGCTGACCCTGGTGCTCCCCGACCAGCGCCCGACCGACGGAGCCGACCGTGGGTGA
- the uppS gene encoding polyprenyl diphosphate synthase, with protein MELSALDKKRMPVHVALVMDGNGRWAQRRGLPRTDGHAAGEEALLDTVWGALDAGIRYITVYAFSTENWKRPVDEVRFLMGFNERLLMTRRDELDAKGVKVQFLGRRDWRVPKRVLKRIVETEEMTRDNTAMTLSMAFNYGGRAELVDAVRQIAASGIKPDKIDEKTIRQHLYDPTMPDPELMVRTSGEYRISNFLLWELAYSELVFTDVLWPDFRRGDLYAAIDEYQRRDRRFGGLSDADGS; from the coding sequence GTGGAGCTGAGCGCACTCGACAAGAAGCGGATGCCGGTCCACGTGGCCCTCGTGATGGACGGCAACGGCCGTTGGGCCCAGCGCCGCGGCCTGCCCCGGACCGACGGGCACGCCGCCGGCGAGGAGGCGCTGCTCGACACGGTCTGGGGCGCCCTCGACGCCGGGATCCGCTACATCACCGTCTACGCGTTCTCGACCGAGAACTGGAAGCGGCCCGTCGACGAGGTCCGGTTCCTCATGGGCTTCAACGAGCGGCTGCTCATGACCCGCCGCGACGAGCTCGACGCCAAGGGCGTCAAGGTGCAGTTCCTCGGCCGGCGCGACTGGCGGGTCCCCAAGCGGGTCCTCAAGCGCATCGTCGAGACCGAGGAGATGACGCGGGACAACACGGCGATGACGCTGTCGATGGCGTTCAACTACGGCGGCCGCGCCGAGCTGGTCGACGCGGTGCGGCAGATCGCGGCCTCGGGGATCAAGCCCGACAAGATCGACGAGAAGACGATCCGCCAGCACCTGTACGACCCGACGATGCCCGACCCCGAGCTCATGGTCCGCACGTCCGGCGAGTACCGCATCTCCAACTTCCTGCTCTGGGAGCTGGCCTACTCCGAGCTGGTGTTCACCGACGTGCTGTGGCCCGACTTCCGCCGCGGCGACCTGTACGCCGCGATCGACGAGTACCAGCGCCGCGACCGCCGCTTCGGCGGGTTGAGCGATGCCGACGGCTCCTGA
- the era gene encoding GTPase Era, whose product MSADRDLEGSDEPGFRSGFVTLVGRPNVGKSTLLNRILGEKVSIVSDKPQTTRHQIRGVLTDDETQIVFVDTPGIHKPRTLMGERLNESATDALAGVDIVCILFDATQRIGPGDRYIAERVPGDAVVVLNKCDRANAERIGEQLALAAEFDLASYFPVSARTGEGVDALVEHLRSLLPPGPKWYMDGEVTDLGEGFRVAELVREQLLAVTHDELPHSIATRTTQFEWPHIRVEILVERESQKGMVIGKGGSVLKEVGTRVRRQLPEGAYLELFVKVDKDWQSRPGSLERLGY is encoded by the coding sequence GTGAGCGCCGACCGCGACCTCGAGGGGTCCGACGAGCCCGGCTTCCGCTCGGGGTTCGTGACGCTCGTCGGCCGGCCCAACGTGGGCAAGTCCACGCTGCTCAACCGGATCCTCGGCGAGAAGGTGTCGATCGTCTCCGACAAGCCGCAGACCACCCGCCACCAGATCCGCGGCGTCCTCACCGACGACGAGACGCAGATCGTCTTCGTCGACACGCCCGGCATCCACAAGCCCCGGACGCTGATGGGGGAGCGGCTCAACGAGTCGGCCACCGACGCGCTCGCCGGCGTCGACATCGTGTGCATCCTCTTCGACGCCACCCAGCGCATCGGCCCCGGCGACCGCTACATCGCCGAGCGGGTGCCGGGCGACGCCGTCGTCGTGCTCAACAAGTGCGACCGGGCGAACGCCGAGCGGATCGGCGAGCAGCTGGCGTTGGCGGCCGAGTTCGACCTGGCGTCGTACTTCCCGGTCTCGGCCCGGACCGGCGAGGGCGTCGACGCGCTGGTCGAGCACCTGCGGTCGCTCCTGCCGCCGGGCCCCAAGTGGTACATGGACGGTGAGGTCACCGACCTGGGCGAGGGGTTCCGGGTCGCGGAGCTCGTGCGGGAGCAGCTGCTCGCGGTCACCCACGACGAGCTCCCGCACTCGATCGCCACCCGCACGACCCAGTTCGAGTGGCCCCACATCCGCGTCGAGATCCTCGTGGAGCGGGAGTCGCAGAAGGGGATGGTCATCGGCAAGGGCGGCTCGGTCCTCAAGGAGGTCGGCACCCGGGTGCGCCGCCAGCTCCCCGAGGGCGCCTACCTGGAGCTGTTCGTGAAGGTCGACAAGGACTGGCAGTCCCGTCCCGGCTCGCTCGAGCGGCTGGGCTACTGA
- a CDS encoding hemolysin family protein, producing the protein MTGTDLVLLAVVIVLVGFAVVLAVAETSITRMTRARAASLAESDPKRGKRVQRIVENLERDLNATYLAVNIVQTVQAALVGVLAGRLFGPLGVAIGIVLNVVVLFTLAEAAPKTWALQHTDRAALMTAPLVELIGRVLRWPARSLIGVANVVLPGKGLKKGPFVTEEEILALAEEAAEAAVIEESERDLIESIIDFGDTVVREIMIPRPDVVSIGADATVRDAVELSIETGRSRFPVYGESSDDVLGMVYAKDAFEAERTGGGDRCVTEVARPVLFVPETKRVAELLTEMQARKTHIAVAVDEYGGNAGLVTLEDLLEELVGEIHDEFDQEEVEVEPVGDDVYLVNATLNVGDLNERLDLELPEGTWDSVGGLVFGTLGRVPAPGDVVELDGCRITVDRVDGRRVSRVRVERTHPVAVDEDA; encoded by the coding sequence GTGACCGGGACGGACCTCGTCCTGCTCGCGGTCGTGATCGTGCTGGTCGGCTTCGCCGTGGTGCTGGCCGTCGCCGAGACGTCGATCACCCGCATGACCCGGGCCCGCGCCGCGTCGCTCGCCGAGTCGGATCCCAAGCGGGGCAAGCGGGTCCAGCGCATCGTCGAGAACCTGGAGCGAGACCTCAACGCCACGTACCTGGCGGTGAACATCGTGCAGACCGTGCAGGCCGCCCTCGTCGGTGTGCTCGCCGGCCGGCTGTTCGGCCCGCTCGGCGTCGCGATCGGCATCGTGCTCAACGTCGTCGTGCTGTTCACCCTCGCCGAGGCCGCGCCCAAGACCTGGGCGCTGCAGCACACCGACCGCGCCGCGCTGATGACCGCGCCGCTCGTCGAGCTGATCGGCCGCGTCCTGCGCTGGCCGGCGCGCAGCCTCATCGGCGTGGCCAACGTCGTCCTGCCGGGAAAGGGGCTGAAGAAGGGCCCGTTCGTCACCGAGGAGGAGATCCTCGCCCTCGCCGAGGAGGCCGCCGAGGCCGCGGTGATCGAGGAGTCCGAGCGGGATCTGATCGAGTCGATCATCGACTTCGGCGACACCGTCGTTCGTGAGATCATGATCCCGCGGCCCGACGTGGTGTCGATCGGCGCCGACGCGACGGTCCGCGACGCCGTCGAGCTGTCGATCGAGACGGGCCGCAGCCGCTTCCCGGTCTACGGCGAGAGCTCCGACGACGTGCTGGGCATGGTGTACGCCAAGGACGCGTTCGAGGCCGAGCGCACCGGCGGCGGCGACCGCTGCGTCACCGAGGTCGCCCGACCTGTGCTGTTCGTGCCCGAGACCAAGCGCGTCGCCGAGCTGCTGACCGAGATGCAGGCCCGCAAGACCCACATCGCCGTGGCGGTCGACGAGTACGGCGGCAACGCCGGGCTGGTCACGCTCGAGGACCTGCTCGAGGAGCTCGTGGGCGAGATCCACGACGAGTTCGACCAGGAGGAGGTCGAGGTCGAGCCGGTCGGCGACGACGTCTACCTCGTCAACGCCACCCTCAACGTCGGCGACCTCAACGAGCGCCTGGACCTGGAGCTGCCCGAGGGCACGTGGGACTCCGTCGGCGGCCTGGTGTTCGGCACGCTCGGCCGGGTCCCGGCGCCCGGCGATGTCGTCGAGCTCGACGGCTGCCGGATCACCGTCGACCGCGTCGACGGCCGCCGTGTGAGCCGGGTCCGGGTCGAGCGCACCCACCCCGTCGCCGTGGACGAGGACGCGTGA
- a CDS encoding CBM96 family carbohydrate-binding protein: MSESMDRRTFLVTSGLVAAGAALVAPARPAFAAVAGPGPYGALQAADANGLQLPAGFTSRIVGTTGANVAGTSYSWHGAPDGGACFPANGGGWIYVSNSEVGGAAGGASAVRFATDGSVSNAYRILGGTSINCAGGPTPWGTWLSCEEKGATGQVWECNPQQAGQGTVRPALGSFNHEAVAVDVGTGSLFLTEDDPNGRLYRFVPTNPGDLSAGQLYAASVSGSTVTWVPTSTSGPDRQATTTAFNGGEGIFAAGGSVFFTTKGDKRVWELVPATSTLTVLHDCNTMPGDLDAVDNVTVHPLSGDVYVAEDGGNMELCTIAKVNGVSQVAAVVRIVGHSSSEVTGPAFSPDGTRLYFSSQRGSDGTTGVTYEVTGPFRTSTGPVVPSTVTIPVADDTYVRGGSYATTSYGFSNVLPLKYESGANYQFLSYLAMDLGAVTGTVTQAKLRLNGRLVTAPSRPSQVLGVPSTNWSGATMTWNTRPATDAVLGTFDVTSTTNAWHEIDVTSWVAARKAEGATRVAFCVRQATTSLTYSLLNSREATSGLRPELVVTTSATPPPPPPPPPENVAPTASFTAAVTGLTVALDGRGSTDTDGTIASYAWNFGDGTTGTGATTSKTYAASGTYPVTLTVLDDDGAAGNTAQNVVVTAPATDVVAADDFTRTVANGFGSAQVGGAWTVASTAANYAVNGGLGRITTPAASQSRSATLASVAARDVEARVDLLVDKTPVGNGSYASLVVRKVGTTEYRLRVRLAATATYRELMRVVNGTETVLLSQTVAGGFRYTAGTPVHLRFRAVGNGTTTLQGRVWFGTEAEPSTWQIQTTDTTAALQAPGGVGVHHYLSGSATNAPIVVSVDDLIVNPAV; encoded by the coding sequence ATGTCGGAGAGCATGGACCGGCGCACGTTCCTGGTGACGTCCGGTCTGGTCGCTGCTGGCGCCGCGCTCGTGGCGCCGGCGCGTCCTGCGTTCGCCGCCGTGGCGGGGCCCGGACCGTACGGCGCGCTGCAAGCCGCCGACGCCAACGGGCTCCAGCTGCCCGCCGGGTTCACCAGCCGCATCGTCGGCACCACCGGTGCCAACGTCGCCGGCACCTCCTACTCCTGGCACGGCGCACCCGACGGCGGTGCCTGCTTCCCCGCCAACGGCGGCGGGTGGATCTACGTCTCCAACTCCGAGGTCGGCGGCGCCGCGGGCGGCGCGTCCGCCGTGCGGTTCGCCACCGACGGATCGGTCTCGAACGCCTACCGGATCCTCGGCGGCACCTCGATCAACTGCGCCGGCGGGCCGACCCCGTGGGGGACGTGGCTGAGCTGCGAGGAGAAGGGCGCGACGGGCCAGGTCTGGGAGTGCAACCCCCAGCAGGCGGGACAGGGCACGGTCCGTCCGGCGCTCGGCTCCTTCAACCACGAGGCCGTCGCCGTCGACGTCGGCACCGGCAGCCTCTTCCTCACCGAGGACGACCCCAACGGCCGCCTCTACCGGTTCGTGCCGACCAACCCCGGCGACCTCTCCGCCGGCCAGCTGTACGCCGCGTCGGTGTCGGGATCGACGGTGACGTGGGTGCCGACCTCGACGAGCGGTCCCGACCGACAGGCGACCACGACGGCGTTCAACGGCGGCGAGGGCATCTTCGCCGCCGGCGGCTCGGTGTTCTTCACCACCAAGGGCGACAAGCGGGTGTGGGAGCTCGTCCCGGCAACCAGCACCCTCACCGTCCTGCACGACTGCAACACGATGCCGGGCGACCTCGACGCCGTCGACAACGTGACCGTCCACCCGCTGTCCGGCGACGTCTACGTCGCCGAGGACGGCGGGAACATGGAGCTCTGCACGATCGCCAAGGTCAACGGCGTCAGCCAGGTGGCCGCCGTGGTGCGCATCGTCGGCCACTCGAGCTCCGAGGTCACCGGCCCGGCGTTCAGCCCCGACGGCACCCGGCTCTACTTCTCCTCCCAGCGCGGCAGCGACGGCACCACCGGCGTCACCTACGAGGTGACCGGTCCGTTCCGCACCAGCACCGGCCCGGTCGTGCCGTCGACGGTCACGATCCCCGTCGCCGACGACACCTACGTCCGGGGCGGGTCCTACGCCACGACGAGCTACGGCTTCTCCAACGTCCTGCCGCTCAAGTACGAGTCGGGCGCCAACTACCAGTTCCTGTCGTACCTGGCGATGGACCTCGGGGCCGTCACCGGCACCGTCACCCAGGCCAAGCTCCGCCTCAACGGCCGTCTGGTGACGGCGCCGTCGCGGCCGAGCCAGGTGCTCGGCGTGCCCTCGACGAACTGGTCCGGCGCCACGATGACGTGGAACACCCGGCCGGCGACCGACGCGGTACTCGGCACCTTCGACGTCACCAGCACCACCAACGCGTGGCACGAGATCGACGTGACCTCGTGGGTCGCGGCACGGAAGGCCGAGGGCGCGACCCGCGTCGCGTTCTGCGTGCGCCAGGCCACCACCTCGCTGACGTACTCGCTGCTCAACTCGCGTGAAGCGACGAGCGGGCTGCGGCCCGAGCTGGTCGTCACCACCTCGGCGACGCCGCCCCCTCCGCCGCCGCCCCCGCCCGAGAACGTGGCGCCGACCGCGTCGTTCACCGCTGCGGTCACCGGCCTGACGGTGGCGCTCGACGGACGTGGCTCCACCGACACCGACGGCACGATCGCCTCGTACGCCTGGAACTTCGGCGACGGCACGACGGGCACCGGCGCGACGACGTCCAAGACCTACGCCGCGAGCGGGACCTACCCGGTCACGCTGACCGTGCTCGACGACGACGGAGCGGCCGGCAACACCGCGCAGAACGTGGTGGTGACCGCGCCGGCCACCGACGTGGTCGCCGCCGACGACTTCACCCGGACGGTCGCCAACGGCTTCGGCAGCGCCCAGGTCGGCGGCGCCTGGACGGTCGCCAGCACGGCGGCCAACTACGCCGTCAACGGCGGGCTCGGCCGCATCACCACGCCGGCCGCGAGCCAGAGCCGCTCGGCCACGCTCGCGTCCGTGGCGGCCCGCGACGTCGAGGCCCGCGTCGACCTGCTGGTCGACAAGACCCCGGTCGGCAACGGCAGCTACGCCTCGCTCGTCGTCCGCAAGGTCGGCACCACCGAGTACCGGCTGCGGGTCCGCCTCGCCGCCACGGCCACCTACCGCGAGCTCATGCGGGTCGTGAACGGCACCGAGACCGTGCTGCTCAGCCAGACGGTCGCCGGTGGCTTCCGCTACACGGCGGGCACTCCGGTGCACCTGCGGTTCCGGGCCGTCGGCAACGGGACCACCACGCTGCAGGGCCGGGTCTGGTTCGGCACCGAGGCCGAGCCGTCGACCTGGCAGATCCAGACCACCGACACCACCGCCGCGCTGCAGGCGCCGGGCGGCGTCGGCGTGCACCACTACCTCTCGGGCTCGGCGACCAACGCCCCGATCGTGGTGTCGGTCGACGACCTGATCGTGAACCCGGCCGTCTGA
- the ybeY gene encoding rRNA maturation RNase YbeY yields the protein MTTSDDRPAVARRDDRDPAAAAALPVDLDALADLLADVLSAEGVDADAEASLQLVAAEAIAELKAEHLGGTGPTDVLSFPLDGIDGEPPDWIVGDVVVCPEVASSQAAEHAGDLDSELALLVVHGGLHLCGWDHATDDERDRMWSRERELMAALDRTPVRDPWSSEEVTS from the coding sequence GTGACCACCTCCGACGATCGTCCCGCCGTCGCCCGGCGGGACGACCGGGATCCAGCCGCCGCGGCGGCCCTGCCCGTCGACCTCGACGCGCTCGCCGACCTGCTGGCCGACGTCCTGTCGGCCGAGGGCGTGGACGCCGACGCCGAGGCGTCGCTGCAGCTCGTCGCGGCCGAGGCGATCGCCGAGCTCAAGGCCGAGCACCTCGGCGGCACCGGCCCGACCGACGTGCTCTCGTTCCCTCTCGACGGCATCGACGGCGAACCACCTGACTGGATCGTCGGTGACGTCGTGGTCTGCCCCGAGGTCGCGTCATCGCAGGCGGCCGAGCACGCCGGCGACCTCGACAGCGAGCTCGCCCTGCTGGTCGTGCACGGCGGCCTGCACCTGTGCGGCTGGGACCACGCCACCGACGACGAGCGGGACCGCATGTGGTCGAGGGAGCGTGAGCTGATGGCGGCGCTCGACCGGACACCGGTCCGGGACCCGTGGTCGTCCGAGGAGGTGACGTCGTGA
- a CDS encoding CpaF family protein produces the protein MSTSVRDDQLSPLQEIERDVQLRANALALDVDTPDGESRLLGLIHDAVGQWSDDHSRGQRPYELPDPQGVTARAFRNLARYGPLTELLADDDVWEIMVNAPDEIFVKRHSGGNRFHHEVFHDDEHVARTLTKLLDDSSTSHRKLDPVEGLQDAQLDDGARLHIVHGDLSRGGHLMVNIRKFTGVALSSLDELVERGSLTAEAARFLAAAVRARLSIVFAGAPGAGKTTLLSCCAAELDPSLRVVIAEEVFEADVDVANVASMQTRPPRTDRPAIDLRRLVSGFLRMAPDVAIVGEVRDREALPLLLTLSSGVTGYTTIHAGSARQGLTRLRFLAQLSDASKDLPLSALNNLVSDSVDLVVHTDRGPDGPRVSGIIAVEDLVAGPEAVQFTVTDVFARDGGDGRLAWSGVVPVRAAERMSARGTDLRALLEDRS, from the coding sequence GTGAGCACCAGCGTGCGCGACGACCAGCTCTCGCCCCTCCAGGAGATCGAGCGCGACGTCCAGCTCCGGGCCAACGCGCTCGCGCTCGACGTCGACACCCCCGACGGCGAGTCACGCCTGCTCGGGCTCATCCACGACGCAGTCGGCCAGTGGTCCGACGACCACTCGAGGGGCCAGCGACCGTACGAGCTCCCGGACCCGCAAGGGGTCACCGCCCGGGCGTTCCGCAACCTGGCGCGGTACGGACCGCTGACGGAGCTGCTGGCCGACGACGACGTGTGGGAGATCATGGTCAACGCTCCCGACGAGATCTTCGTGAAGCGGCACTCGGGCGGGAACCGGTTCCACCACGAGGTGTTCCACGACGACGAGCACGTGGCGCGGACGCTGACGAAGCTGCTCGACGACTCGTCCACCTCGCACCGGAAGCTCGACCCGGTCGAAGGGCTCCAGGACGCGCAGCTCGACGACGGCGCCCGCCTGCACATCGTCCACGGCGACCTCAGCCGCGGCGGCCACCTCATGGTCAACATCCGCAAGTTCACGGGCGTGGCGCTGTCGAGCCTCGACGAGCTCGTCGAGCGGGGGTCGCTGACCGCCGAGGCCGCCCGGTTCCTCGCCGCTGCCGTGCGGGCCCGGCTCAGCATCGTGTTCGCCGGGGCGCCCGGCGCAGGCAAGACCACGCTGCTGTCCTGCTGCGCGGCGGAGCTCGACCCGTCGCTCCGGGTCGTGATCGCCGAGGAGGTGTTCGAGGCCGACGTCGACGTGGCCAACGTCGCCAGCATGCAGACCCGCCCGCCGCGCACCGACCGGCCCGCCATCGACCTGCGCCGCCTCGTGTCGGGCTTCCTGCGCATGGCGCCCGACGTGGCGATCGTCGGCGAGGTGCGCGACCGGGAGGCCCTGCCGCTGCTGCTCACGCTGTCGTCGGGCGTCACCGGCTACACGACGATCCATGCGGGCTCGGCCCGACAGGGCCTGACCCGGCTCCGCTTCCTCGCCCAGCTGTCGGACGCGTCGAAGGACCTGCCGCTGAGCGCGCTCAACAACCTCGTCAGCGACTCCGTCGACCTCGTCGTCCACACCGACCGAGGTCCGGACGGCCCGAGGGTGAGCGGCATCATCGCTGTCGAGGACCTGGTCGCCGGGCCCGAGGCCGTCCAGTTCACCGTGACCGACGTGTTCGCCCGGGACGGCGGCGACGGACGTCTCGCGTGGTCCGGTGTCGTCCCCGTCCGCGCTGCCGAGCGCATGTCGGCACGCGGCACGGACCTGCGTGCGCTGCTCGAGGACCGTTCGTGA
- a CDS encoding helix-turn-helix domain-containing protein — translation MSTADIEWLNTAETAKRLGVTPRTLYRFIDDGQLPAYRFGRVIRLKESEVAEFIERCRIVPGSLDGGDPDGALDAASVEDAADV, via the coding sequence GTGAGCACGGCGGACATCGAATGGCTCAACACGGCGGAGACGGCGAAGCGGCTGGGGGTGACCCCGCGGACGCTGTACCGGTTCATCGACGACGGGCAGTTGCCGGCCTACCGCTTCGGGCGGGTGATCCGGCTCAAGGAGTCGGAGGTCGCGGAGTTCATCGAACGCTGCCGCATCGTCCCCGGCTCCCTCGACGGCGGTGACCCCGACGGCGCGCTCGACGCGGCGTCGGTCGAGGACGCGGCCGACGTCTGA
- the recO gene encoding DNA repair protein RecO — protein MSLYRDVAVVLRTHKLGEADRIVVLMTRATGKVRAVAKGVRRTGSKFGSRLEPGSYVSLQLHEGRGELDIVTQAETVESFRHTREDLSRLGRAASLLEAVEQLAQDREPSPRLHDMLVGGLRTIDERNPPLVAGAFFLKLLAVEGVAPELDACVGCGEEDGELALAIEAGGVRCRSCGGGRSVSDEALAVSRAVLGGGLNVALSLPEGAVTHEVEGIATSALEGHIERRLRSLHVLHDI, from the coding sequence GTGAGCCTCTACCGCGACGTCGCCGTCGTGCTGCGCACCCACAAGCTGGGTGAGGCCGACCGGATCGTCGTGCTCATGACGCGGGCGACCGGCAAGGTCCGGGCCGTCGCCAAGGGCGTGCGCCGCACCGGCTCCAAGTTCGGGTCACGGCTGGAGCCCGGCTCGTACGTGTCGCTGCAGCTCCACGAGGGTCGCGGCGAGCTCGACATCGTCACGCAGGCCGAGACCGTCGAGTCGTTCCGCCACACGCGCGAGGACCTGTCGCGGCTCGGCCGGGCGGCGTCGCTGCTCGAGGCCGTCGAGCAGCTCGCCCAGGACCGCGAACCCAGCCCCCGGCTGCACGACATGCTGGTCGGCGGTCTGCGGACGATCGATGAGCGCAACCCGCCCCTCGTCGCCGGTGCCTTCTTCCTCAAGCTGCTGGCGGTCGAGGGCGTTGCTCCCGAGCTCGACGCCTGCGTCGGCTGCGGCGAGGAGGACGGCGAGCTCGCGCTGGCGATCGAGGCCGGCGGTGTGCGGTGCCGGTCCTGCGGCGGTGGCCGTTCGGTCTCCGACGAGGCGCTGGCCGTCTCGCGCGCCGTGCTCGGCGGCGGCCTCAACGTCGCGCTGTCGCTGCCCGAGGGCGCGGTGACCCACGAGGTCGAGGGGATCGCCACCTCCGCGCTCGAGGGCCACATCGAGCGGCGGCTGCGCTCGCTGCACGTGCTGCACGACATCTGA
- a CDS encoding type II secretion system F family protein: protein MSSILFAAIAAVGTSLLVMPRPTRSDAGPRPTPGEALAAQRDRAELALQRAGLDGVSPLQFGGTVLAVAVAATFAATLVVGPGVGALVIGALAGAAPIAMWRSRRTAARRAAQEHWPRLIEELRVLTGPMGRPIPQALLEVGSRGPVELRPAFAAAQREWNLTTDFERTVTVLKDRLADPTADATCETLLVVHEVGGDLDARLSALAEDRRRDLHDRKDAQAKLAGARTARLFVVLVPIGMAIAGTNVGAGRAAYRSGTGQVLVVLGIALVVACWVWGARLMRLPVEERVFDR, encoded by the coding sequence GTGAGCTCGATCCTGTTCGCCGCCATCGCCGCGGTCGGCACGTCCCTGCTCGTCATGCCCCGGCCGACGCGATCCGACGCCGGGCCGCGGCCGACCCCGGGTGAAGCCCTCGCGGCGCAGCGGGACCGCGCCGAGCTCGCGCTGCAGCGCGCCGGCCTCGACGGCGTGAGCCCCCTGCAGTTCGGCGGCACCGTGCTGGCGGTGGCCGTCGCCGCCACCTTCGCCGCGACCCTCGTCGTCGGGCCGGGCGTGGGCGCGCTGGTGATCGGTGCCCTGGCCGGCGCCGCGCCGATCGCGATGTGGCGGTCCCGCCGGACTGCAGCCCGCCGCGCCGCCCAGGAGCACTGGCCGCGGCTGATCGAGGAGCTCAGGGTCCTCACCGGCCCCATGGGCCGTCCCATCCCGCAGGCCCTGCTCGAGGTCGGGTCCCGTGGCCCGGTCGAGCTGCGACCCGCCTTCGCCGCCGCCCAGCGCGAGTGGAACCTCACGACCGACTTCGAGCGGACGGTCACCGTGCTGAAGGACCGGCTGGCCGACCCGACCGCGGACGCGACGTGCGAGACGCTCCTCGTCGTGCACGAGGTCGGTGGCGACCTCGACGCCCGCCTCAGCGCACTGGCCGAGGACCGGCGCCGCGACCTCCACGACCGCAAGGACGCGCAGGCGAAGCTGGCCGGCGCCCGCACCGCTCGGCTCTTCGTCGTGCTGGTGCCGATCGGCATGGCGATCGCCGGCACGAACGTCGGCGCCGGGCGGGCGGCGTACCGCAGCGGGACGGGGCAGGTGCTGGTCGTCCTCGGCATCGCCCTGGTCGTCGCGTGCTGGGTCTGGGGGGCCCGGCTCATGCGGCTCCCGGTCGAGGAGCGGGTGTTCGACCGATGA
- a CDS encoding PhoH family protein, with protein MEPARTTTTDRPTIVHVTGNHLMTDLLGPRDELLDVVEDAFPQTVISVRGNEISVTGQEAEHVGRVFQELVLVLEQGQRIGDDDVRRTIDMVRADERPSEVFTHELLRTHRGGRVRPRTSGQKRYVDTIAGNIVTFGIGPAGTGKSWLAVAMAVQALQRKDVERIVLTRPAVEAGERLGFLPGDLMAKVDPYLRPLYDALHDMVGPEAAQKLLERGTVEVAPLAFMRGRTLNNSFIILDEAQNTSPEQMKMFLTRLGFGSKAVITGDVTQVDVPGGRSGLLDLQRILEGIDDLAFVHLTGKDVVRHRIVADIVDAYAERGT; from the coding sequence ATGGAACCTGCTCGCACGACGACCACCGATCGACCGACGATCGTCCACGTCACGGGCAACCACCTGATGACGGACCTCCTCGGTCCGCGCGACGAGTTGCTCGACGTGGTCGAGGACGCCTTCCCGCAGACCGTGATCAGCGTGCGCGGCAACGAGATCTCGGTGACGGGGCAGGAGGCCGAGCACGTCGGCCGCGTCTTCCAGGAGCTGGTGCTCGTGCTCGAGCAGGGCCAGCGGATCGGCGACGACGACGTGCGCCGCACCATCGACATGGTCCGCGCCGACGAGCGGCCGTCCGAGGTCTTCACCCACGAGCTGCTCCGCACGCACCGAGGCGGTCGCGTGCGGCCCCGGACCAGCGGCCAGAAGCGCTACGTCGACACCATCGCCGGCAACATCGTCACGTTCGGCATCGGCCCGGCCGGCACCGGCAAGTCGTGGCTGGCGGTGGCCATGGCGGTGCAGGCCCTGCAGCGCAAGGACGTCGAGCGCATCGTCCTCACCCGCCCCGCGGTCGAGGCCGGCGAGCGGCTCGGCTTCCTGCCCGGCGACCTCATGGCCAAGGTCGACCCGTACCTCCGCCCCCTCTACGACGCCCTCCACGACATGGTCGGGCCCGAGGCGGCGCAGAAGCTGCTCGAGCGCGGCACCGTCGAGGTGGCGCCGCTCGCGTTCATGCGGGGCCGCACGCTCAACAACAGCTTCATCATCCTCGACGAGGCGCAGAACACCTCGCCCGAGCAGATGAAGATGTTCCTCACCCGCCTGGGCTTCGGGTCCAAGGCGGTCATCACCGGTGACGTCACCCAGGTCGACGTGCCCGGAGGTCGATCGGGCCTGCTCGACCTCCAACGCATCCTCGAGGGGATCGACGACCTCGCGTTCGTGCACCTCACGGGCAAGGACGTCGTTCGCCACCGGATCGTCGCCGACATCGTCGACGCCTACGCCGAGCGCGGCACCTGA